A window of the Candidatus Omnitrophota bacterium genome harbors these coding sequences:
- the rimO gene encoding 30S ribosomal protein S12 methylthiotransferase RimO → MTSDIKKAHFVSLGCAKNLVDSESAAGLLGSEGWAVSAFPEEADAVIINTCAFTRAAREESNDEIKNLSKKIPSSAKLIVCGCLGQRDKKKLFDRFPRIDAVAGSSDYRRISGILRKLFSSGAKESKRLLCVGKADFIADFSIPRLISTPTSYAYVKIAEGCSNHCSYCAIPALRGEFRSRSEKDILREAAALAEMGIKELVLIANDSAFYGKDPTGRVLGGLLEKLNRIQKVRRIRILYMHPAHISEDLIKKIASLPKVARYFDIPVQHTDDHILAGMRRPPFGGMEALINIIRRHIPGAALRTTFITGFPGESEKRFNKLTQDVKRLRFSWAGVFAYSPEKGTPAEKMSGRPSAAEALGRAKTLMKIQQKISFAFARSFVGKRLDVIADSPFRGRTEFQTPGVDGEVIFMKKQRPGGMKKMPIRASKGYDLIA, encoded by the coding sequence ATGACCAGCGATATAAAAAAAGCGCATTTTGTGTCGCTCGGCTGCGCCAAGAATCTGGTTGACAGCGAAAGCGCCGCCGGACTCCTGGGAAGTGAAGGATGGGCGGTCAGCGCTTTTCCGGAGGAAGCGGACGCTGTTATCATCAACACATGCGCTTTTACGAGAGCCGCGCGCGAAGAGTCAAATGACGAAATAAAAAATCTTTCCAAAAAAATACCCTCTTCCGCAAAATTAATCGTGTGCGGCTGCCTTGGGCAGAGGGATAAAAAAAAACTTTTTGATAGATTCCCGCGTATAGACGCAGTCGCGGGAAGCTCGGACTACAGGCGCATAAGCGGCATTTTGAGAAAGCTTTTTTCTTCAGGCGCTAAAGAGTCCAAGCGCCTGCTCTGTGTGGGAAAGGCGGATTTTATAGCCGACTTCTCGATTCCGCGTCTTATTTCCACTCCAACTTCATATGCTTATGTCAAGATAGCCGAGGGATGTTCCAATCACTGCAGTTACTGCGCCATACCGGCGCTGCGCGGCGAATTCAGGTCGAGGAGCGAGAAAGACATATTAAGGGAAGCCGCGGCTCTGGCTGAAATGGGTATTAAAGAGCTGGTCCTCATTGCCAATGACAGCGCCTTTTACGGTAAAGATCCGACGGGTCGCGTGCTGGGAGGGCTTCTGGAAAAACTTAACCGGATACAAAAAGTCCGCCGGATAAGAATTCTTTACATGCATCCCGCTCATATCAGCGAAGACCTTATAAAAAAAATAGCATCTCTTCCCAAAGTCGCGCGTTATTTTGATATACCTGTTCAGCACACGGACGATCACATATTGGCAGGGATGAGGCGTCCTCCATTCGGCGGAATGGAAGCTCTGATAAATATTATCAGAAGGCACATCCCCGGAGCGGCGCTCAGGACGACTTTTATAACGGGTTTCCCGGGTGAAAGCGAAAAACGCTTCAATAAATTGACACAGGATGTAAAGAGGCTTAGATTCAGCTGGGCCGGGGTCTTCGCTTATTCTCCGGAAAAAGGCACTCCCGCCGAGAAAATGAGCGGCCGTCCGTCTGCCGCGGAGGCCTTGGGCCGTGCGAAAACGCTTATGAAAATCCAGCAGAAAATCAGTTTTGCATTTGCCCGCAGCTTTGTCGGGAAAAGACTGGATGTCATAGCCGACAGCCCTTTCAGGGGCAGAACGGAATTCCAGACGCCGGGGGTTGACGGTGAAGTGATTTTTATGAAAAAACAGCGCCCGGGCGGGATGAAAAAAATGCCGATACGCGCGTCAAAAGGCTATGACCTCATCGCTTAA
- a CDS encoding glycosyltransferase: MSRPDPIVPIVEIKLIAEKYPDSYIVGGAVRDLLLGKVSRDIDLVIPGNLPKAAKELASVFLAPYFVLDSERQVFRIVLQKTHEWYLDLSPLRGDIKSDLLKRDFSVDAMAVPIAEWPSPRHYLDPTGGVKDLKEKTIRMICPEVFQDDPLRLYRAFRIASRIEGNIDPGTLSEIKKNVSLISSVAGERIKDELFFILAHPHSAGRLDDIYSAGLFDATFSEFAAFGDRNDNYYHKGGLWEHSLETLRKFEEKVLAGNFERFAEFRSDLDKYFDRHTIILTKLGCLLHDIGKAEAASRVSGRLRFFGHERIGSFLARNIMRKLKSSRSDMKFVSDVVYHHMRPSNMSARSTERAFYRFFRSFASSAHLAAVFTAFCDRYSYETAPGRFAEMVNQENFTEKILRVYFREKKINRPPLLNGNDVMEALGIPPGPLVGRIIEAVEEARAAEKIKTKEEAMVYAEEIKDSVPLMDVSVIVPAYNEEATIGEVLDKLKNLPASWELLVIDDGSADKTAEIASRYKVRLLRNETNKGKGAALRAGIASARGKYIAVQDADTEYDSLQLKALAEYALKEDVDAVYGSRFLRKNPVRYINFFLGNYFVSAFISAIFLSRVTDAYTCYKVVRSELLKSFNLRSGGFEIESEITSRLLKNGVKIIEMPISYEPRSKEEGKKIRPLDGIKALIEALRVRFS, encoded by the coding sequence ATGTCAAGACCTGACCCCATAGTACCCATAGTAGAAATTAAGTTAATTGCGGAGAAATACCCGGATTCTTACATTGTGGGCGGGGCGGTGAGGGATCTGCTGCTGGGAAAAGTGTCGCGTGACATAGATCTTGTGATTCCCGGGAATTTGCCCAAGGCTGCGAAAGAGCTTGCCTCTGTTTTCTTGGCGCCCTATTTTGTGTTGGACAGCGAAAGGCAGGTGTTCAGAATAGTGCTCCAAAAAACACATGAATGGTACCTGGATCTCTCACCGCTGAGAGGAGATATAAAAAGCGATCTGCTGAAAAGAGATTTTAGCGTTGACGCCATGGCTGTACCCATTGCGGAATGGCCTTCGCCAAGGCATTATCTGGATCCCACCGGCGGGGTGAAAGACCTGAAAGAAAAAACAATACGCATGATCTGCCCTGAGGTCTTTCAGGACGATCCTCTGCGTTTGTACAGAGCTTTCAGGATCGCCTCGCGCATAGAGGGAAATATAGATCCGGGCACACTTTCGGAAATAAAGAAAAATGTTTCACTGATCTCCTCTGTCGCGGGTGAAAGGATAAAAGATGAACTTTTTTTTATTCTCGCGCATCCTCATTCCGCCGGAAGGCTGGATGATATATACTCGGCCGGGCTTTTTGATGCCACCTTTTCAGAGTTTGCCGCTTTCGGCGACAGGAACGACAATTATTATCACAAGGGCGGTTTGTGGGAGCACTCGCTCGAGACACTCAGGAAATTTGAGGAAAAAGTGCTGGCCGGGAATTTTGAGCGTTTCGCGGAATTCAGATCCGACTTGGATAAATATTTTGACCGGCACACGATTATTTTAACGAAACTGGGTTGCCTGCTGCACGACATAGGAAAAGCGGAGGCCGCATCCAGGGTGTCGGGACGCTTGCGTTTTTTCGGACATGAAAGGATAGGGAGTTTTCTCGCGAGAAATATAATGAGAAAACTCAAGAGCAGCCGAAGCGATATGAAATTCGTTTCGGATGTCGTGTATCATCACATGAGGCCGTCAAACATGAGCGCTCGTTCCACGGAGCGGGCTTTTTACCGCTTTTTCAGGTCATTCGCCTCTTCCGCGCACCTGGCAGCGGTTTTTACGGCCTTTTGCGACAGATATTCTTACGAGACCGCCCCCGGCAGATTCGCGGAAATGGTTAATCAGGAGAATTTTACGGAAAAAATCTTGCGCGTATATTTCAGGGAGAAAAAAATAAACAGGCCGCCGCTTTTAAACGGCAATGATGTAATGGAGGCGCTCGGAATTCCGCCGGGGCCTCTTGTGGGCAGGATAATAGAGGCGGTGGAGGAAGCCAGGGCCGCGGAAAAAATAAAAACAAAGGAAGAAGCCATGGTATACGCGGAAGAAATCAAAGACAGTGTACCTCTTATGGATGTCAGTGTGATAGTGCCCGCATACAATGAGGAAGCCACCATAGGGGAAGTGCTGGATAAATTAAAGAATTTGCCGGCGTCGTGGGAGCTGTTGGTCATTGATGACGGTTCCGCCGATAAAACCGCGGAAATCGCGTCCCGTTATAAGGTGCGCTTACTCAGGAATGAAACGAATAAGGGAAAAGGCGCGGCTTTAAGAGCCGGCATAGCGAGCGCGCGCGGAAAGTACATAGCCGTGCAGGATGCCGATACTGAATATGATTCTCTGCAGCTCAAAGCCCTTGCCGAATATGCCCTGAAAGAGGATGTCGACGCGGTTTATGGTTCCAGGTTTCTCCGGAAAAATCCGGTAAGGTACATCAATTTTTTTCTGGGCAATTATTTCGTGTCGGCGTTTATAAGTGCCATTTTTTTGTCGCGCGTGACAGACGCATACACCTGTTATAAAGTTGTGCGCTCTGAACTGCTTAAATCCTTTAATCTCCGTTCGGGCGGTTTTGAAATAGAATCCGAGATCACCTCAAGACTTCTGAAAAACGGCGTCAAGATCATAGAGATGCCCATATCTTATGAACCCCGCTCAAAGGAAGAGGGCAAAAAGATCCGTCCGCTCGATGGTATTAAAGCCCTGATTGAGGCATTGAGGGTGCGATTTTCATGA